The window AGGCCGTGCGGGCCGCCCGCGGCCGGGGAGGGCGGGTGGTGGCGGTAGGGACCACCGTGGTACGGGCGCTGGAGACGGCGAGCGCCGGGGGCGCGATCGAGCCCTTTTCCGGGGAGACGGACCTCTTCATCTACCCGGGCTACCGATTCCGCAGCGTCGACGCGCTCGTCACCAACTTCCACCTCCCCGAGTCCACCCTGCTGATGCTGGTCTGCGCCTTTGCCGGGACCGAGCGGGTCCTGGCCGCGTACCGGTACGCGGTGGCCTCGGGCTACCGGTTCTTCAGCTACGGTGACGCGATGTTCCTGGGGGCCCCCGCGTGTTCTTCGACCTGATCTCGACCGACGGTGCCGCGCGGCGCGGGCGCCTCACGACCCGGCGCGGCGTCGTCGAGACCCCGGCGTTCATGCCCGTGGGGACCCACGGCACCGTGAAGGCCATGACGCCGGAGGAGCTCCGGGAGGCGGGCGCCCAGATCATCCTGGGCAACACCTTTCACCTGATGCTGCGCCCCGGGGTCGAGGTCATCCGGCGCCACGGAGGGCTGCACGGGTTCATGGGCTGGGACGGGCCGATCCTCACCGACTCCGGGGGCTTCCAGGTGTGGAGCCTGGCGGAGCTGCGGCAGGTGAGCGAGCGCGGCGTGCTGTTCCGCTCGCCCGTCGACGGGGACCGGGTCTTCCTCGGGCCCGAGGAGTCGATGGCGGTGCAGCGGGCCCTCGACTCCGACATCGTCATGATCTTCGACGAGTGCACGCCCTACCCCGCGACCGAGACCCAGGCCCGCGCCTCCATGGAGCTCTCCCTCGCCTGGGCGCGGCGCTCGCGGGAGGCCCACGGGGACAACGACGCGGCCCTCTTCGGCATCGTCCAGGGCGGCATGTACCCGGAGCTCCGCCGGGCCTCGCTCTCGGGCCTGCTGGAGATCGGCTTCGACGGCTACGCCCTCGGGGGGCTCTCGGTCGGCGAGCCCAAGGAGGAGATGCTGGCCGTGTTGGACGCGGTCGCCCCGGCGATGCCCGCGGACCGGCCGCGCTACCTGATGGGGGTCGGCAAGCCCGAGGACATCGTGGAGGCGGTGCGCCGCGGGGTCGACCTCTTCGACTGCGTGATGCCCACCCGCAACGCCCGCAACGGCCACCTGTTCACGTCCCGGGGGGACGTCCGCATTCGCAACGCCCGTTACCGGGAGGACACCGGTCCCCTGGATGAGGCCTGCACCTGCTACACCTGCCGGCGCTACACGCGCGCCTACCTGCACCACCTGGAGCACGGCGGGGAGATCCTGGGGGCGCGGCTCAACACCCTGCACAACGTTCGCTTCTACCAGGACCTGATGCGCGGCCTGCGCGAGGCCGTCGCCGAAGGCCGCCTGGAGAGCCACGCCCGGGCCCTGTACGCGGCCTGGCAGCACTCCGAGTGAAGCGCGGGCTGCGGCGGCGCCCGGCCGGCTGTTCGTAACTCACTCATTCCCTTCGCGTCTCTGCGCCTTTGCGGTGAGGCCTCTCCGCCGCCGCCCTGCGCTTGCCTGGCCATCGGGCGCCCACAAGTGCCATAATTCCGCGCCTTCGCACCGACACCCCAGGACGCACCCATGAGCTTCTTCATCGCTGACGCCCACGCCCAGGCCGCCGGTGGCGCGGCGCCCCCCGGCATGGACCTCATCTTCCTCGTACTGCTCTTCGTGGTGTTCTACTTCCTGCTCATCCGGCCCCAGATGAAGCGGGCGAAGGAGCACAAGAACATGGTGGCGAGCCTCGCGAAGGGCGACGAGGTGGTCACCGGCGGCGGGCTGCTCGGGCGGGTGACCAAGGTCGGCGACCACTTCGTCACCCTGGAGATCGCCGACGGCCTCGAGGTGAAGGTCCAGAAGCAGGCCCTGGGAAGCGTCATGCCCAAGGGCACGATGAAGAGCCTCTGAGCGGGGCGCCGTCGTGCTGAACCGCTACCCCCTCTGGAAGTACATCCTGGTCGTGATCGTCGCCCTGGTGGGGACGATCTACGCCCTGCCCAACCTCTACGGCGAGGACCCGTCGATCCAGATCTCCGCGCTGCGGGGCGGGCGGGTCGACGAGGCCCTGCAGAAGCGCGTCCTCGACGCCCTCGGACAGGCCCAGCTCACGCCGAAGAAGGCCGAGATCGGCGAGGGGCGGCTGCTCGTGCGCTTCGGGGACACCGAGGTCCAGCTCAAGGCCCAGGACATCGTGCGCGACGCGGTCGGCGAGTCCTACGTGGTCGCCCTGAACCTCGCCCCGGCGACCCCCCGCTGGCTCCAGGCCCTGCAGGCGCGGCCCATGTACCTCGGCCTCGACCTGCGCGGTGGGGTGCACTTCCTCCTCGAGGTGGACATGCCGGCGGCCGTGCGCCAGGCCGAGGAGCGCCACGTCAACGACCTGCGCCAGCTGCTGCGCAACGAGAAGCTGCGCTACAAGACGGTCTCCCTCGCCGAGGGCGGGGTCATCCTGGTGGCCTTCTCCGACGCCGAGACCCGCCAGAAGGCCGACGACCTGATTCGCCGGAACTTCCCCGACCTGCTGGTGACCCAGGCCGAGCGCGGGGGCGACGCGGTGCTCGAGCTGCAGATGGCGGAGCCCGCGGTGAAGGAGCTGAAGAAGTTCGCGCTGCAGCAGAACCTGACCACGCTGCGCAACCGCGTCAACGAGCTCGGTGTCGCCGAGCCGGTGATCCAGCAGCAGGGCGAGGGCCGGATCGTGGTCCAGCTGCCCGGCGTGCAGGACACCGCACGCGCCAAGGAGATCCTCGGGGCCACCGCGACCCTCGAGTTCCGGCTGGCCGACGACGAGCACGACGTGCGCGACGCTGTGGAGGGCCGTGTCCCGCCGGCCTCGAAGCTCTACCACGACCGTGCGGGCCGACCCGTGCTGCTGGACAAGCGCGTCATCATCACCGGTGACTACATCACCAACGCCGCCTCCGGCATCGAGCAGCAGAGTGGCACCCCGGCGGTGTTCATCACGCTGGACGGGCGGGGCGCCGGAATCATGGCCGACCGCACGAAGGACAACGTGGGCCGGCGGATGGCCGTCGTCTTCATCGAGAACAAGTCCGAGACGCGGCGTGGCGAGGGCGGGGAGGTCGTCCGCGTCAAGCGCACGACCGAGGAGGTCATCAACCTCGCGGTCATCCGCGAGCGGCTCGGCAAGCGGTTCCAGATCAGCGGGATGGACAGCCCCGACGAGGCGCGGAACCTGGCCCTCCTGCTGCGGGCGGGGGCGCTCGCGGCGCCGATGGAGATCGTGGAAGAGCGTACCGTCGGCCCGAGCCTCGGCCAGGAGAACATCGAGCAGGGCTTCAAGGCCTCGGCCCTCGGCCTCGCCCTGAGCTTCGCCTTCATGGCGATCTACTACAAGCTGTTCGGCCTGGTTTCCGGCTTCGCGCTGCTCTTCAACCTCGTCATCACCGTCGCGGTGATGTCCATGCTGCAGGCGACCCTGACCCTGCCCGGCATTGCCGGCATGGTGCTCTCGGTCGGCATGGCGGTGGACGCCAACGTCCTCATCTACGAGCGCGTGCGCGAGGAACTGCGCGCGGGCAACACTCCGCAGGCCGCGATCCACGGGGGCTACGAGAGGGCCTTCAGCACCATCGCGGACTCGAACGTCACGACCCTGATCGCCGCGCTGGCCCTCTTCGGGGTCGGCAGCGGACCCATCCGCGGGTTTGCCGTGACCCTGGCCATCGGTATCGCCACCTCGATGTTCACCGCGATCGTCGGGACGCGTGCCGTGATCAACCTGATCTACGGCGGCCGCCGGGTCGCCAAGCTGGCGATCTGAGGACCGAGCCTTGGACTTTTTCAGCCGCGTCACCAAGTTCGACTTCATGCGCTGGCGCTCCGGCGCGATGGCCTTTTCCGGGGTGCTGACGCTGATCGCGCTCGCCTTCCTCACCTTCCGGGGCCTGAACCTGAGTGTGGACTACACGGGCGGCACCGTCATCGAAGTCGCCTATCCCGAGATGGTGGACCTCGGACCGGTGCGCGAGGCGCTCACCGCGGACGGCTTCGAGGACGCGGTGGTCCAGCACTTCGGCACGCCCAAGGAAGTGCTGATGCGGCTCGCCCCGCGCCCCGGGGTGGCGGAGAAGGAGCTCGCCGAGCGCGCCGTCGCCGCGCTCGGCAAGGTCGGAGCCGGTGAGCCGCGGTTGCAGCGGGTGGAGTTCGTGGGGCCCCAGGTGGGGGACGAGATCACCGAGCAGGGCGGGCTCGCGATGCTGGCCGCGCTCATCGGGATCCTGATCTACGTGACCCTGCGCTTCGAGTGGCGGCTCGCGCTCGGCTCGGTGCTCGCGCTCTTCCACGACACCATCATCGTGCTCGGTTTCTTCTCGGTCACGTGGATGGACTTCGACCTCACGGCGTTCGCCGCGATCCTGGCGGTGATCGGCTACTCCCTGAACGACACGATCGTGGTCTACGACCGGGTGCGCGAGAATTTCCGCAAGGTGCGCCGCGGGTCCTCGGTGGAGATCATGAACCTCTCCCTGAACGAGACGCTCTCGCGCACGGTGATGACGGGCGTGACCACGCTGCTGGTGCTCATGTCCCTGTACCTGTACGGGGGCGAGCTCCTGCGCAGCTTCACCGTTGCCCTCGTGGTCGGCGTCGTGTTCGGCATCTACTCCTCGGTGTACGTGGCGAGCGCCCTGGCGCTCGCGCTCGGGGTGAGCCGCGCGGACCTGATGCCGGCGCAGAAGGAAGGGGTCGACGCACGCCCGTGACCCGGGCGCAGGTGCGGTGAGCACCCGTCTGCGGATCGGCGCCCGGGGGTGGGAGCACGGGTCCTGGGACTCGTCCTTCTACCCGCAGGGGCTGCCGCCCGAGTGGCGCCTCACCTACTACGCGAACGCGTTCCGCGCGGTGCTCGTCCCCGCGGAGCGCTTGGCGGCGAGCACCCCGGCCGAAGTGGCCGGGTGGGCGGGCGACGTCCATTCCGGGTTCCTCTTCTTTGCCGAGCTGGCCGCCGCCGGCGAGGCCGACCTCGACGCCTGGCTCGACCGGGTCGCGCCCCTCGGGGAGCGCCTGGGGGGGCTCGTGCTCCGGTCCGGGGCAGGGCAGCTCTCGCCGGCCCGGGTCTCCGCGCTCTCCGGCCGCTGGGCACTCGCCTCGCTGGCGGCCTCCGTGGCCTCCGTGGCCTCCGTGGCCTCCGCGGACCCCGCGGCCGGGGGCGACCCGCCCGGTAGCCCGCCGGTCCCGCCCGTGTGGCGGCCGGGCTCCGGGGCCGCCAGCTGCGTCGGGCTCCTCGACGGGGAGCCGCGCGGCCCGAGGGAGCTGCGGCAGGTGATCGAGGCCTTCGGGGCCGCCTCGGCCGGCTGCGCCGAGGCGCTGCTCTGCTTCCCCGGGACCCCGGGGGCCTGGCAGGAGATGGAGCGGGCACAGGTCATCGCCGGGCTGCTGGGTGGTTGACCGTCCCGTCCTGCCTGGGGATACTGCCTGACTCACACCGACGTACCGAGCCGCTCGTGCCCCCCCGCCCCAGAGCCCCCCAGCAACGCCGCTCCCCCTCGCGCAACGAGCCGCCCGCCCTCGTGACGGTGCGGGGCCTGTGCTTCGCCCACGGCGAGCGGAAGATCTTCGACGGCGTGGACCTGCGGATCGCCCGCGGCAAGGTGACCGCGATCATGGGGCCGAGCGGGACGGGCAAGACGACGCTCCTGCGCCTGATCGGGGGCCAGCTGCGGCCGACGGCCGGGACGGTGACGGTGGACGGCCAGGACGTGCACCAGCTCTCCCGCGACAAGCTCTTCCAGCTGCGCAAACGCATGGGGATGCTGTTCCAGAGCGGGGCGCTGCTCACCGACCTCTCGGTCTTCGACAACGTGGCCTTCCCGCTGCGCGAGCACACCGACCTGCCCGAGTCGATGATCCGCCACCTCGTGCTGATGAAGCTCGAGGCGGTGGGGCTGCGCGGGGCCCACGAACTGATGCCGCGCGAGCTCTCGGGCGGCATGGGGCGCCGGGTGGCGTTGGCGCGGGCCATCGCGCTCGACCCCATGATGATCCTGTACGACGAGCCCTTCACCGGGCAGGACCCGATCACCATGGGCGTGCTGGTCCAGCTGATCCGCAAGCTGAACGACAGCCTGAAGCTCACCAGCGTCATCGTGTCCCACGACGTGAAGGAGACCTCGGCCATCGCCGACTACATCTACGTGCTCTCCGGCGGGAAGGTGGTGGGTGAGGGCTCGCCCGAGGCCCTGGGGCGGACGAGCTCGCCCTGGGTCCGGCAGTTCCTGCAGGGGCTCCCGGACGGCCCGGTACCGTTCCACTACCCGGCCCCGGATTTCCTCGGGGACCTGCTCGGCGGAGGTGCGACGTGATCGAGGTCCTGCGCCGGCTCGGGCGCACCGGGCTGCAGTTCTTCGAGCGCCTGGGGCGCGGGCACCTCTTCCTCGGGTACGTCCTGCTCGGGGTCCCCGAGGTGCTCTCCCGCTTCCGGCTGCTGGTGGCCCAGGTCTGGTCGGTGGGCGTGCTCTCCCTGGTCATCGTGCTGGTGTCCGGGGTCTTCGTGGGCATGGTCCTCGGGCTGCAGGGCTACAACACGCTGGTGGACTTCAACGCCGAGGAGTCGCTCGGGGTGGTCGTCGCCCTGTCGCTCGTGCGCGAGCTCGGGCCGGTGGTGGCGGCCCTGCTGTTTGCCGGGCGCGCCGGGTCGGCGCTCACCGCCGAGATCGGCCTGATGAAGGCGACCGAGCAGCTCGCCGGGATGGAGATGATGGCGGTCGACCCGCTGCGCCGTGTGATCGCGCCGCGCTTCCTCGCCGGGCTCCTGTCGATGCCGCTCCTCGCGGCCATCTTCAGCGCGGTGGGCGTCCTCGGCGGCTGGTTCGTCGGGGTGGGGCTGCTCGGGGTGGACGACGGCGCCTTCTGGTCGCAGATGCAGGCCAAGGTGGACCTGCACGACGACATCCTGAACGGCATCATCAAGAGCGTCGTGTTTGGTATCGTCGTCACCTGGATCGCGGTCTTCGAAGGCTATGACGCCGTGCCCACCTCGGAGGGCGTGGGGCGGGCGACGACCCGCACCGTCGTGCACTCTTCTCTCGCGGTGCTCGGGCTCGACTTCGTGCTGACCGCCCTCATGTTCAACGACATCTAGGAAAGTGCGGAGGGTTCCCGCGATGTTCCACTCCAAGACTGTGGAGATCGGCGTCGGCCTGTTCGTCGCCCTCGGCCTGGCGGCTCTCTTCATGCTCGCGATGAAGGTGAGCAACCTGTCGGCCTTCTCCGGCGGCGACGGCTACCAGGTGACGGCGCGCTTCCAGAACATCGGCGGCCTGAAGGAGCGGGCACCGGTCACCATGTCCGGGGTGCGCGTGGGGCGGGTGAAGTCCATCGACTTCGACGACCAGAGCTACCAGGCGCTCGTGACGCTCGACATCGATTCGCGCTGGACCCGCATCCCGACGGACTCCACCGCGAGCATCTTCACCGCGGGTCTGCTCGGCGAGCAGTACATTGCGCTCGAGGCGGGCGGGGACGAGCAGTTCCTCGCCCAGGGCGGCGAGCTGAAGCTGACCCAGTCGGCGCTGGTGCTCGAGCAACTGGTCGGCCAGTTCCTCTTCAGCAAGGCCGCCGAAGGGCCCAAGGCCCCCGAAGGGTCCAAGGGCGGCGAAGCCGCCGCGCCTGCACGCTGAGGGAGGTGGCGATGAAGCGTCGAATCGCTCTGGGCCTGCTGGCCGCAGCGCTGGTCTGGCCGGGTGTCGCGGCGACCCACGCCGCGGACGCCGAGGGCGCCCGCCAGGTCGTGCAGGACACGACCGACCGGATGCTCGAGGCCCTCCGGGCGCAGCGCGACGAGCTGCGCCAGCGCCCCGAGAAGATCTACCCGCTGGTGGACAACATCGTCCTGCCGCACTTCGACTTCACGCGGATGTCGCGCTGGGTGCTGGGCAAGCACTGGCGAGAGGCGAGCGACGCGCAGAAGGCCCGTTTCGTCGAGGAGTTCCGCAATCTCCTGGTGCGGACCTACGCCACCGCGCTGCTGGAATACGCCGACCAGACCGTGAACGTGCTGCCCCTGCGGGGCGCCACCACCGGCACCGAGGTGGCCGTGCGCACCGAGGTCCGCCAGTCCGGCGCGCCCCCGATCCCCATCAACTACAGCATGACCGCGGCGGAAGGGGCCTGGAAGGTCTACGACGTGACGGTCGACGGGATCAGCCTGGTCGCGAGCTACCGCAGCACCTTCGCCAACGAGATGGAGCGCGGGGGGATGGACCACGTCATCGCGCTCCTCGAGCAGCGCAACCGCGAGGTCGGTTCGGGGGGCGGCAAGAAGTGAGCGGAGCGGTCGTCGAGCTCCTCGGCGAGGGCCGCGTCGCGGTGCGGGGGCCCCTGCGCTACGCGACCGTCCCCGGCCTGTGGCAGGCCGCCCGCAAGCTGGCGACGGAAGCCCCCCTGGTGACCGTCGACCTGTCGGGCGTCACCGAGTCGGACAGCGCGGCGCTCGCCCTCCTCCTGGAGTGGATGCGCGAGGTCCGGGGGCGGGGAGGCGAAATCCGCTTCGCCGGCATGCCGAATCAGCTCGAGGCCATCGCTCGCGTGAGTGGCCTCGAAGGGCTGCTGCCCCTGGGGGCGGCGACGTGAGCCCGGAGACCCCGACGCCCGCCCCGCGGGCGGCCGGCCCCGGGACCGGCACAACCTGAGAGTTCCCGCGTGGACAGGCTCCTCATCTCCGGCGGGGTTCCGCTGGCCGGCCGGATCCGTATCTCCGGCGCCAAGAATGCCGCGCTGCCGATCCTGGCCGCAGCGCTGCTCGCCGACGGTCCGCTCGTCATCGGCAACATCCCGCACCTGCGGGACATCACCACGACCATGGAGCTGCTCGGGCGCATGGGCGTCCAGCTGCTCGTGGACGAGCACATGCAGGTGGAGGTCGACAGCCGCCCCATCCGCGAGTTCGTGGCGCCCTACGAGCTCGTCAAGACCATGCGCAGCTCGGTCCTCGTGCTCGGCCCGATGCTCGCCCGCTTTGGCCGCGCCGAGGTCTCCCTGCCCGGTGGCTGCGCCATCGGTGCCCGCCCGGTGAACCTGCACCTGCAGGGCCTGGCGAAGATGGGCGCGGACATCCGGGTGGAGAACGGCTACATCCACGCCTCGGCCCCGCGCCTGAAGGGCGCCCGCCTGCTGCTGGACCTCGTGACCGTCACCGGCACGGAGAACCTGATGATGGCCGCGACCCTCGCGCAGGGCACCACGGTCATCGAGAACGCCGCGCGCGAGCCGGAGGTCGTGGACCTCGCGGACTGCCTCACCCGGATGGGGGCCCACATCGAGGGCGCCGGCACCGACACCATCGTCGTCGAGGGGGTGGACCGGCTCACGGGCGCCCACTACGACGTGATCCCCGACCGCATCGAGGCCGGTACCTACCTGGTGGCCGCCGCCATCACCGGGGGGAGCATCCGGCTGCAGGACACCCGCCCGCGCACCCTCGACGCGGTGTTGGGGAAGCTCGCGGAGGCCGGGGCCGAGGTGCGCACCGGAGAGGACTGGATCGAGCTCGACATGCACGGCCGGCGGCCGCGCGCGGTGGACATCCACACCGCCCCGTACCCGGCCTTCCCGACCGACATGCAGGCGCAGTTCACCGCCCTCAACGCGGTCGCCGAGGGCACGGGCGTCATCTCCGAGACCGTGTTCGAGAACCGCTTCATGCACGTGCTCGAGCTGCAGCGCATGGGGGCGGACATCCGCCTCGAGGGCAACACCGCGGTCGTGCGGGGGGTGGAGCGCCTCACCGCCGCGCCGGTGATGGCGACCGACCTGCGCGCCTCGGCGAGCCTCGTGATCGCCGGCCTGGTGGCGGCAGGGGACACGCTGGTGGAGCGCATCTACCACCTCGACCGCGGCTACGAGTGCATCGAGGAGAAGCTCTCCCAACTCGGCGCCCGGATCCGGCGCGTGCCGGGCTAGACCACCGGGAGATCCGTGGGCGTGCAGGCGGGCCTCACCATTGCGCTGTCCAAGGGCCGGATCTTCCGGGACGCCCTGCCGCTGCTCGCCGAGGCCGGGGTGGTCCCGCTCGACGATCCGGAGAAGAGCCGCAAGCTGATCCTGCGCACCAGCCGGCCGGACGTGAGCCTGGTGGTCATCCGTGCGGCCGACGTCCCGACCTACGTGGAATACGGGGCTGCGGACCTGGGAGTGGCCGGCAAGGACGTCCTGATGGAGCACGAGGGTGACGGCCTCTACGAGCCGCTCGACCTCGAGATCGCCCGCTGCCGGATGATGGTGGCGGGGCGCGCGGGGGAGGAGGCGGCTCACCCCCGGCGCTTGCGCGTGGCGACGAAGTACGTGAGGACCGCGCGGGCGTTCTACGCCGAGCGCGGGGTGCAGGCCGAGGTGATCAAGCTCTACGGATCCATGGAGCTGGCGCCGCTCGTCGGGCTCGCCGACCGCATCGTGGACCTGGTGGACACCGGCAACACCCTGCGGGCCAACGGCCTCGTCCCGATGGACCTGATCGCCCCCATCAGCTCGCGCCTGGTGGTGAACAAGGCATCCATGAAGATGAAGCACGCCGCCGTCAAGGCGCTCACCGCCGACCTCGCGGCGGCGGTCGCCCGGCGCGCCGGCGCCGAGGGAGGGTAGGCCCATGGTGAGCGTCCGGCGGCTGGACAGCGCGGACCCGGGGTTCGCGGCGGAGCTGCAGCGGCTGGTGGCCTGGGAGGCCGTCGGGGACTCGGCGGTCAGCGGGACGGTGGCCGCGATCCTCGCCGACGTCCGTAGCCGGGCCGACGCGGCGCTCCTGGAATACACCCGGCGCTTCGACCGCCGGGAGGTCCAGAGCGCGGCCGAGCTCGAGCTCGAGCCCCGGCGTCTCGCCGAGGCGCTCGCGGGCCTGGACCCCGTCATGCGGGAGGCGCTCGAGGAGTCGGCCCGGCGGGTGGAGCGCTACCACCAGCACCAGCGCCAGGAGTCCTGGAGCTACCGGGACCCAGACGGGACCCTCCTCGGCCAGCAGGTCACGCCCCTCGACCGCGCGGGCCTCTACGTCCCCGGCGGAAAGGCCGCCTACCCCTCGTCGGTGCTGATGAACGCCATTCCGGCCCGGGTCGCAGGGGTGGGTGAGGTGGTGATGGTGGTCCCCGCGCCGGGGGGCGAGCTGAACCCGCTGGTGCTCGCTGCCGCGGCCGTGGCCCGGGTGGACCGGGTCTTCACCGTGGGCGGCGCCCAGGCCGTGGCCGCGCTCGCCTACGGCACGGAGACCGTGCCCGCCGTGGACAAGATCGTCGGCCCCGGCAATGTCTACGTCGCCGCCGCCAAGCGAATGGTCTTCGGCACGGTGGGGATCGACATGATCGCCGGCCCCTCGGAGATCCTGGTCGTGTGCGACGGCCGCACGGACCCGGACTGGATCGCGATGGACCTGTTCTCCCAGGCCGAGCACGACGAGGACGCCCAGGCGATCCTGGTGAGCCCGGACGCCGCCTTCCTCGACGCCGTGGAGGCCAGCATCGCGCGGCTCCTGCCGACCCTGGAGCGGGCCCCCATCGTCGCGGCCTCCATCGGCGGGCGCGCGGCCCTCGTGCGGGTGCGGGACCTCGCCGAGGCGGCGGAGGTCGCCAACCGCATCGCGCCCGAGCACCTGGAGCTCTCGGTGGAGGACCCCGAGGCCCTGCTGCCCCGGATCCGCCACGCCGGGGCGATCTTCCTCGGGCGGTACACGGCCGAGGCGATCGGCGACTACTGCGCAGGCCCCAACCACGT of the Gammaproteobacteria bacterium genome contains:
- the tgt gene encoding tRNA guanosine(34) transglycosylase Tgt, coding for MFFDLISTDGAARRGRLTTRRGVVETPAFMPVGTHGTVKAMTPEELREAGAQIILGNTFHLMLRPGVEVIRRHGGLHGFMGWDGPILTDSGGFQVWSLAELRQVSERGVLFRSPVDGDRVFLGPEESMAVQRALDSDIVMIFDECTPYPATETQARASMELSLAWARRSREAHGDNDAALFGIVQGGMYPELRRASLSGLLEIGFDGYALGGLSVGEPKEEMLAVLDAVAPAMPADRPRYLMGVGKPEDIVEAVRRGVDLFDCVMPTRNARNGHLFTSRGDVRIRNARYREDTGPLDEACTCYTCRRYTRAYLHHLEHGGEILGARLNTLHNVRFYQDLMRGLREAVAEGRLESHARALYAAWQHSE
- the yajC gene encoding preprotein translocase subunit YajC, producing the protein MSFFIADAHAQAAGGAAPPGMDLIFLVLLFVVFYFLLIRPQMKRAKEHKNMVASLAKGDEVVTGGGLLGRVTKVGDHFVTLEIADGLEVKVQKQALGSVMPKGTMKSL
- the secD gene encoding protein translocase subunit SecD, with the protein product MNRYPLWKYILVVIVALVGTIYALPNLYGEDPSIQISALRGGRVDEALQKRVLDALGQAQLTPKKAEIGEGRLLVRFGDTEVQLKAQDIVRDAVGESYVVALNLAPATPRWLQALQARPMYLGLDLRGGVHFLLEVDMPAAVRQAEERHVNDLRQLLRNEKLRYKTVSLAEGGVILVAFSDAETRQKADDLIRRNFPDLLVTQAERGGDAVLELQMAEPAVKELKKFALQQNLTTLRNRVNELGVAEPVIQQQGEGRIVVQLPGVQDTARAKEILGATATLEFRLADDEHDVRDAVEGRVPPASKLYHDRAGRPVLLDKRVIITGDYITNAASGIEQQSGTPAVFITLDGRGAGIMADRTKDNVGRRMAVVFIENKSETRRGEGGEVVRVKRTTEEVINLAVIRERLGKRFQISGMDSPDEARNLALLLRAGALAAPMEIVEERTVGPSLGQENIEQGFKASALGLALSFAFMAIYYKLFGLVSGFALLFNLVITVAVMSMLQATLTLPGIAGMVLSVGMAVDANVLIYERVREELRAGNTPQAAIHGGYERAFSTIADSNVTTLIAALALFGVGSGPIRGFAVTLAIGIATSMFTAIVGTRAVINLIYGGRRVAKLAI
- the secF gene encoding protein translocase subunit SecF, which codes for MDFFSRVTKFDFMRWRSGAMAFSGVLTLIALAFLTFRGLNLSVDYTGGTVIEVAYPEMVDLGPVREALTADGFEDAVVQHFGTPKEVLMRLAPRPGVAEKELAERAVAALGKVGAGEPRLQRVEFVGPQVGDEITEQGGLAMLAALIGILIYVTLRFEWRLALGSVLALFHDTIIVLGFFSVTWMDFDLTAFAAILAVIGYSLNDTIVVYDRVRENFRKVRRGSSVEIMNLSLNETLSRTVMTGVTTLLVLMSLYLYGGELLRSFTVALVVGVVFGIYSSVYVASALALALGVSRADLMPAQKEGVDARP
- a CDS encoding DUF72 domain-containing protein encodes the protein MSTRLRIGARGWEHGSWDSSFYPQGLPPEWRLTYYANAFRAVLVPAERLAASTPAEVAGWAGDVHSGFLFFAELAAAGEADLDAWLDRVAPLGERLGGLVLRSGAGQLSPARVSALSGRWALASLAASVASVASVASADPAAGGDPPGSPPVPPVWRPGSGAASCVGLLDGEPRGPRELRQVIEAFGAASAGCAEALLCFPGTPGAWQEMERAQVIAGLLGG
- a CDS encoding ATP-binding cassette domain-containing protein, whose translation is MPPRPRAPQQRRSPSRNEPPALVTVRGLCFAHGERKIFDGVDLRIARGKVTAIMGPSGTGKTTLLRLIGGQLRPTAGTVTVDGQDVHQLSRDKLFQLRKRMGMLFQSGALLTDLSVFDNVAFPLREHTDLPESMIRHLVLMKLEAVGLRGAHELMPRELSGGMGRRVALARAIALDPMMILYDEPFTGQDPITMGVLVQLIRKLNDSLKLTSVIVSHDVKETSAIADYIYVLSGGKVVGEGSPEALGRTSSPWVRQFLQGLPDGPVPFHYPAPDFLGDLLGGGAT
- the mlaE gene encoding lipid asymmetry maintenance ABC transporter permease subunit MlaE; this encodes MIEVLRRLGRTGLQFFERLGRGHLFLGYVLLGVPEVLSRFRLLVAQVWSVGVLSLVIVLVSGVFVGMVLGLQGYNTLVDFNAEESLGVVVALSLVRELGPVVAALLFAGRAGSALTAEIGLMKATEQLAGMEMMAVDPLRRVIAPRFLAGLLSMPLLAAIFSAVGVLGGWFVGVGLLGVDDGAFWSQMQAKVDLHDDILNGIIKSVVFGIVVTWIAVFEGYDAVPTSEGVGRATTRTVVHSSLAVLGLDFVLTALMFNDI
- the mlaD gene encoding outer membrane lipid asymmetry maintenance protein MlaD, whose protein sequence is MFHSKTVEIGVGLFVALGLAALFMLAMKVSNLSAFSGGDGYQVTARFQNIGGLKERAPVTMSGVRVGRVKSIDFDDQSYQALVTLDIDSRWTRIPTDSTASIFTAGLLGEQYIALEAGGDEQFLAQGGELKLTQSALVLEQLVGQFLFSKAAEGPKAPEGSKGGEAAAPAR
- a CDS encoding ABC transporter substrate-binding protein, which encodes MKRRIALGLLAAALVWPGVAATHAADAEGARQVVQDTTDRMLEALRAQRDELRQRPEKIYPLVDNIVLPHFDFTRMSRWVLGKHWREASDAQKARFVEEFRNLLVRTYATALLEYADQTVNVLPLRGATTGTEVAVRTEVRQSGAPPIPINYSMTAAEGAWKVYDVTVDGISLVASYRSTFANEMERGGMDHVIALLEQRNREVGSGGGKK
- a CDS encoding STAS domain-containing protein is translated as MSGAVVELLGEGRVAVRGPLRYATVPGLWQAARKLATEAPLVTVDLSGVTESDSAALALLLEWMREVRGRGGEIRFAGMPNQLEAIARVSGLEGLLPLGAAT
- the murA gene encoding UDP-N-acetylglucosamine 1-carboxyvinyltransferase: MDRLLISGGVPLAGRIRISGAKNAALPILAAALLADGPLVIGNIPHLRDITTTMELLGRMGVQLLVDEHMQVEVDSRPIREFVAPYELVKTMRSSVLVLGPMLARFGRAEVSLPGGCAIGARPVNLHLQGLAKMGADIRVENGYIHASAPRLKGARLLLDLVTVTGTENLMMAATLAQGTTVIENAAREPEVVDLADCLTRMGAHIEGAGTDTIVVEGVDRLTGAHYDVIPDRIEAGTYLVAAAITGGSIRLQDTRPRTLDAVLGKLAEAGAEVRTGEDWIELDMHGRRPRAVDIHTAPYPAFPTDMQAQFTALNAVAEGTGVISETVFENRFMHVLELQRMGADIRLEGNTAVVRGVERLTAAPVMATDLRASASLVIAGLVAAGDTLVERIYHLDRGYECIEEKLSQLGARIRRVPG
- a CDS encoding ATP phosphoribosyltransferase, with the protein product MQAGLTIALSKGRIFRDALPLLAEAGVVPLDDPEKSRKLILRTSRPDVSLVVIRAADVPTYVEYGAADLGVAGKDVLMEHEGDGLYEPLDLEIARCRMMVAGRAGEEAAHPRRLRVATKYVRTARAFYAERGVQAEVIKLYGSMELAPLVGLADRIVDLVDTGNTLRANGLVPMDLIAPISSRLVVNKASMKMKHAAVKALTADLAAAVARRAGAEGG